One candidate division WOR-3 bacterium genomic window carries:
- a CDS encoding glycosyltransferase family 4 protein has translation MKILYITTAYPRNESDVITPWLVETITRLRGAGHDVRVFTSSYRGLGNQTIDGVPVYRFRYFPRRWEDLTHDEMAMDRIKRGIRYKFLLVSYLLCGTVAAWRLCRREQFDIIHVHWPLPHSLFGQAAASACRAPTVISFHGAELMVVNNVVRLAKPFLRWAIRTAGAVTANSTHTVQAIRRIYDRSVAIVPFGTAAGTFSESARQEPNATRQLLFVGRLVERKGIPYLIEAVGILAGQMPVHLNIVGSGPEEPGLMELARARGLEQSITFHGRISPDDLARHYGRCDAFVLPAIVDSRGDTEGLGVVLIEAMSYRRPVIASGVGGIVDLVIDEQTGLQVPQKDSQALARAIARVLTDPDLAQRLGHAGFDHVQQNYSWPAIIRRLDGLYRDLSAAA, from the coding sequence GTGAAGATCCTGTACATTACAACCGCATACCCGCGCAACGAGTCAGATGTAATCACTCCTTGGCTGGTTGAGACGATAACTCGCCTGCGTGGTGCGGGACACGATGTGCGCGTCTTCACGTCATCATACCGTGGGCTGGGAAACCAGACCATCGACGGTGTTCCGGTGTACCGCTTTCGGTACTTCCCCCGGCGATGGGAAGACCTGACGCACGACGAGATGGCGATGGACCGAATCAAGCGGGGCATTCGCTACAAGTTCCTGCTGGTCAGCTACCTGTTGTGCGGGACCGTAGCAGCCTGGCGGCTCTGCCGCCGCGAGCAATTCGACATCATCCACGTTCACTGGCCACTACCCCACTCGCTGTTCGGGCAAGCCGCGGCGAGCGCCTGCCGCGCTCCGACCGTGATCAGCTTCCACGGAGCCGAACTGATGGTCGTAAACAACGTCGTCAGGCTGGCGAAGCCTTTCCTGCGATGGGCCATCCGTACCGCCGGTGCGGTGACGGCCAATTCGACCCACACAGTCCAGGCCATCCGGCGGATATACGATCGGTCCGTTGCCATAGTGCCATTCGGCACGGCGGCGGGAACCTTTTCCGAATCCGCCCGGCAGGAGCCGAACGCAACGAGACAGCTCCTCTTCGTTGGGAGACTGGTCGAGCGTAAAGGAATCCCCTACCTTATCGAAGCCGTGGGCATACTTGCCGGGCAGATGCCCGTGCACCTGAACATCGTCGGGTCCGGCCCCGAAGAACCCGGGCTGATGGAACTTGCACGCGCCCGGGGACTGGAGCAATCCATCACCTTCCACGGCAGAATCTCACCGGATGACCTGGCGCGCCACTACGGCCGCTGCGACGCCTTCGTGCTCCCGGCAATCGTAGACAGCCGGGGCGACACCGAAGGACTCGGGGTAGTGCTCATCGAGGCTATGAGCTATCGTCGCCCGGTCATAGCATCGGGCGTCGGCGGCATCGTGGACCTCGTAATCGACGAACAGACGGGTCTGCAGGTACCGCAGAAGGACAGCCAAGCCCTCGCCCGGGCAATCGCGCGCGTGCTCACCGATCCAGATCTGGCGCAGAGACTGGGACATGCCGGCTTCGACCACGTGCAGCAGAACTACTCCTGGCCGGCCATCATCAGACGACTTGACGGCCTCTACCGCGACCTCAGTGCCGCAGCCTGA
- a CDS encoding 30S ribosomal protein S20 — MKIPVSTVQFCVPAPLSTYGGVLAKRIASAQKQARKSKKRRELARGKRQVLKSALKNLAAVKTKEEAQKLLPGVQSLIDKSAKRRMVHHKTASRLKSRLAREAADLR, encoded by the coding sequence CTGAAAATCCCGGTGTCCACAGTTCAATTCTGTGTCCCGGCACCTCTCTCAACATATGGAGGAGTATTGGCGAAGAGAATCGCATCGGCCCAGAAACAGGCCCGTAAGAGCAAGAAGCGTCGTGAATTAGCCCGTGGCAAGCGGCAGGTATTGAAGTCGGCTCTCAAGAATCTTGCCGCCGTCAAGACCAAGGAAGAAGCGCAGAAGCTGCTGCCCGGAGTCCAGTCGCTGATTGACAAGTCTGCCAAGCGGCGAATGGTACATCACAAGACCGCCAGCCGACTGAAGTCCAGGCTCGCACGCGAAGCGGCCGACCTGAGATAG
- a CDS encoding class I SAM-dependent methyltransferase, translated as MDKATHNPTEQDIREWYNRRYADRGLGSMRPPDAYQVFLNALDVQPARTLLDIACGTGFLLRAAAQRGLKTCGTDISEEAVRLSRQTSPESEVKIGKGEDLQFPDGLFDYVTCIGSLEHFLDMEKGLGEMKRVSKPDARLCVTVPNSNFLYWRVSGKHGTEQQDINEHLMSLSEWKQLFSRNGLEVVHTSQDRWPMKKIRPFATLNPLRIVRDLSFKLVWAVLPLRSAYQFIFVLKKRAN; from the coding sequence ATGGACAAAGCCACTCACAACCCGACCGAACAGGACATAAGGGAATGGTACAACCGGCGCTATGCCGACCGGGGCCTCGGCAGTATGCGTCCACCGGACGCGTACCAGGTGTTCCTCAACGCCCTCGACGTGCAGCCGGCAAGGACGCTGCTCGACATTGCCTGCGGCACCGGCTTCCTGCTGCGGGCCGCCGCCCAGCGCGGACTGAAGACTTGCGGCACTGATATCTCGGAAGAGGCCGTACGCCTTTCCAGGCAGACGTCACCGGAATCGGAAGTGAAGATCGGCAAGGGTGAGGATCTGCAGTTCCCGGACGGGTTGTTCGACTACGTTACCTGCATCGGCTCGCTCGAGCATTTTCTCGACATGGAGAAGGGACTCGGAGAGATGAAGCGGGTCTCCAAGCCGGACGCTCGCCTCTGCGTCACTGTGCCTAACTCGAACTTCCTGTACTGGCGCGTGTCCGGCAAACACGGCACCGAGCAGCAGGACATCAACGAACACCTGATGTCGCTGTCCGAATGGAAGCAGCTCTTCTCCCGCAACGGCCTGGAGGTTGTGCACACCAGCCAGGACCGCTGGCCGATGAAGAAGATCCGGCCCTTCGCGACCCTCAACCCGCTCCGCATCGTGCGTGACCTTTCGTTCAAGCTGGTCTGGGCGGTACTACCCCTCAGGTCAGCCTACCAGTTCATCTTCGTCCTCAAGAAGCGCGCAAACTAG
- a CDS encoding UPF0104 family protein, which yields MGGLPSSSTGKWTQRGWLRTVLGVLVTGAAFWFLTVRLIRDWHRIPFGQLHFQPLLLVASFVLLLVFHLPLYGYAWKLILHALGAELPLGKSIAIFSVAQIGKYAPGKVWFTLGRMSMAKDQGVPEDRTMVSVVVELAFSLLAATGLFGLAVLLIPGEQMPRAAYLLFLLAPLSLVAVYPPILNRIIRFGLARLKRPLFELRMSYPRILRILALYVLDWALQGACCFALINSFYPMPLSKLPILLGGYAMSWMLGFLVLIAPAGLGIREGVYTIILRTVLPEPIAIVSALVTRVWMTVSEVLMAAVCLPFVARRRKNAEEAHTASS from the coding sequence ATGGGAGGTCTTCCGTCCTCGTCCACCGGCAAGTGGACCCAACGCGGTTGGCTCCGCACGGTACTCGGGGTGCTCGTCACCGGCGCCGCGTTCTGGTTCCTGACTGTGCGCCTGATCCGCGACTGGCACCGGATACCCTTCGGGCAGCTCCACTTCCAGCCGCTGCTGCTCGTCGCGTCCTTCGTCCTTCTGCTGGTCTTCCACCTCCCGCTGTATGGATACGCATGGAAGCTGATCCTACACGCCCTGGGTGCGGAGCTTCCCCTCGGGAAATCCATCGCCATCTTCTCGGTGGCCCAGATCGGCAAGTATGCGCCGGGCAAAGTCTGGTTCACCCTCGGTCGCATGAGCATGGCAAAAGACCAGGGCGTCCCCGAAGACCGGACCATGGTAAGCGTTGTAGTCGAACTCGCCTTCTCGCTGCTGGCTGCGACCGGGCTGTTCGGTCTTGCCGTCCTGCTCATACCCGGAGAACAGATGCCGCGGGCGGCCTACCTGCTCTTCCTGCTCGCTCCGCTCAGCCTTGTCGCCGTCTATCCGCCGATCCTCAATCGTATCATCCGCTTCGGCCTCGCCCGTCTCAAGCGACCGCTGTTCGAACTGCGGATGTCGTATCCCCGGATTCTCCGCATCCTCGCGCTCTACGTGCTGGACTGGGCGCTGCAGGGGGCGTGCTGCTTCGCGCTCATCAACTCATTCTACCCCATGCCGCTGTCAAAGCTGCCGATCCTGTTGGGCGGATACGCGATGTCCTGGATGCTGGGATTCCTGGTCTTGATTGCGCCGGCCGGGCTCGGCATACGAGAGGGTGTCTACACCATTATCCTCAGGACCGTCCTGCCTGAGCCGATTGCCATAGTTTCGGCCCTGGTGACGAGGGTCTGGATGACCGTCAGCGAGGTACTCATGGCAGCCGTCTGCCTGCCATTCGTGGCTCGAAGGAGAAAGAATGCCGAAGAAGCACATACCGCCTCCAGCTAG